In Cryptomeria japonica chromosome 10, Sugi_1.0, whole genome shotgun sequence, a genomic segment contains:
- the LOC131049749 gene encoding pentatricopeptide repeat-containing protein At2g22070: MRLFHLPSIYKMEVENRRNFHEFLRLHSNYSHGNTIRDTARSTYFFMLEECGRKKSLPEGQRVHAHMILTGLFNINTYSANRVSDMYLKCGKLRDARKVFDKMPERDVYSWTRMVAGYAKSGCFEEALKVFDEMPQRTVAVWNAIIAGYVLHRKPEEAVEVFREMKRTGTMPDQITISSVLSAYSSLGSLDDGKKTHAHSIKAGFDSDVFVGSAFIDLYAKCESVEDARQVFNKMTERNVVSWNAIMAGYVRCGRVEDARQLFEIMTVRDMVSWTTIIAGCAQNELDGEALQLFSEMQMADIGLDEVTLVSILSSCSTLGTAKQGKQVHAYAIRTGFESFVAVSNSLVTMYSNCGNTDYAFKVFDKMPIQDAFSWTAMVAGYAKYGSIEDAQQLFDIMPDRNVVSWNAMIAGYAQHEPIEKSLTLFCELQQTDVRPDRVTFTSVITACATLAALDFGRHVHAYIIQTGHASGTSIGNALVSMYAKCGSIEDAHKLFSDINERNTVSWNAMISAYAQHCYSEEALNLFYQLQHMGMKADQYALASVLTACSSLATLEHGKSVHVHIIRNGFESYIYVGNALITMYSKCGSIEIASQVFNRMVNKDIISWNAMIAGCAQHGCGKEALKYFENMLQTGMEPDHISFVSVLSACSHAGLVDEGHRVFHLMGHDYGITPTKAHYVCMIDLLGRAGHLEEARDLINTLPFEPDANVWGAFLGACRMHGNIELGKHAAECLFELEPQNAAKYVLLANIYAATGRWDDVAKVRKLMKDRGVKKRPGCSWIEVKNRVHVFVVDDKSHPQTDKIYLTLEGLVKQMEMAGYVPDTNFVLHDVELEQKEHALHHHSEKLAIAFGLINTIPGLPIRIIKNLRVCGDCHTAIKFITKIVDREIIVRDAYRFHHFKDGFCSCGDYW; encoded by the coding sequence ATGAGACTCTTTCACTTACCATCGATCTACAAGATGGAGGTAGAGAACAGAAGAAATTTTCACGAATTTCTTCGTCTTCACAGTAATTACAGCCATGGTAACACCATCAGGGATACTGCACGCAGTACTTATTTTTTTATGTTAGAAGAGTGTGGAAGGAAAAAATCTTTACCTGAAGGCCAGCGAGTTCATGCCCACATGATCTTAACTGGTTTGTTTAACATAAACACTTACTCTGCAAATCGCGTATCTGACATGTATCTCAAGTGTGGAAAATTGAGAGATGCACGtaaggtgtttgacaaaatgcctgaacGAGACGTGTACTCATGGACTAGGATGGTTGCTGGCTATGCCAAAAGTGGGTGTTTTGAGGAGGCGCTGAAGGTTTTTGATGAAATGCCTCAGCGTACAGTGGCCGTTTGGAACGCAATAATTGCAGGGTATGTGCTGCACAGAAAGCCCGAGGAGGCTGTTGAAGTATTCAGGGAAATGAAGCGCACGGGTACAATGCCAGACCAGATTACGATTTCTAGTGTGTTAAGTGCGTATTCAAGTCTAGGAAGCTTGGATGATGGCAAGAAAACTCATGCTCACTCAATCAAAGCTGGCTTTGATTCAGATGTGTTTGTGGGTAGTGCTTTTATTGATTTGTATGCCAAATGCGAGAGTGTAGAGGATGCACGCCAAGTGTTTAACAAAATGACTGAACGAAATGTGGTGTCATGGAATGCAATTATGGCAGGATATGTTAGATGTGGAAGGGTAGAAGATGCACGCCAACTGTTTGAAATAATGACCGTAAGAGACATGGTTTCATGGACTACGATTATTGCAGGATGTGCCCAAAATGAGCTGGACGGTGAGGCGTTACAACTTTTTTCGGAAATGCAGATGGCAGATATCGGTCTCGATGAAGTCACCCTTGTTAGTATTCTCAGTTCTTGTTCCACCCTCGGTACTGCTAAACAGGGCAAGCAGGTACATGCCTATGCCATCAGAACTGGTTTTGAGTCATTTGTAGCTGTAAGCAATTCCCTTGTTACCATGTATTCTAATTGTGGGAATACAGATTATGCTTTCAAAGTTTTTGACAAAATGCCAATACAAGATGCATTTTCATGGACTGCAATGGTTGCAGGATATGCGAAATACGGTAGCATAGAGGATGCACaacaactgtttgacataatgcctgaTAGAAACGTTGTTTCTTGGAATGCTATGATAGCAGGATACGCACAGCATGAACCCATTGAGAAGTCTCTGACACTCTTTTGTGAACTTCAACAAACAGATGTAAGACCAGATCGGGTTACCTTCACATCTGTTATAACTGCATGTGCAACTCTAGCAGCGCTGGACTTTGGAAGGCATGTCCATGCCTACATTATCCAAACTGGACATGCATCCGGTACCTCTATTGGTAATGCTCTTGTAAGCATGTATGCTAAATGCGGGAGCATAGAGGACGCACATAAACTGTTTAGCGATATTAATGAACGAAATACAgtatcatggaatgcaatgatttcaGCATATGCACAGCATTGTTACAGCGAGGAGGCCTTAAACCTTTTCTATCAGTTGCAACACATGGGCATGAAGGCAGACCAGTATGCCTTAGCAAGTGTACTTACTGCATGTTCCAGCTTAGCAACTCTGGAACATGGCAAATCTGTTCATGTTCACATAATCAGAAATGGGTTTGAATCATATATATATGTGGGTAATGCACTTATTACCATGTATtccaaatgtggaagcatagagatTGCATCCCAAGTATTTAATAGAATGGTCAATAAAGATATCAtatcatggaatgccatgattgcaggctGTGCTCAGCATGGATGTGGTAAAGAGGCTCTCAAATATTTCGAAAATATGCTTCAGACCGGCATGGAGCCAGACCACATCAGTTTTGTTTCTGTCCTCTCTGCATGCAGCCATGCGGGTTTAGTCGATGAAGGGCATCGAGTATTTCACTTGATGGGCCATGATTATGGTATAACCCCAACAAAAGCCCACTACGTCTGCATGATAGACCTTCTTGGCCGGGCTGGGCACCTCGAAGAAGCAAGAGACTTGATTAACACCTTACCTTTCGAACCAGATGCAAATGTATGGGGAGCATTTCTTGGTGCTTGCAGAATGCACGGCAACATTGAACTCGGAAAACATGCAGCAGAGTGTCTTTTTGAGTTGGAACCACAAAATGCTGCCAAGTATGTGCTGCTAGCAAATATCTATGCTGCAACTGGCAGATGGGATGATGTAGCAAAGGTGAGAAAACTGATGAAAGATAGGGGAGTGAAAAAGCGGCCAGGATGCAGTTGGATTGAAGTCAAGAACAGGGTACAcgtatttgttgttgatgataaaTCTCATCCACAAACAGATAAGATCTATTTGACTTTGGAAGGACTAGTGAAACAGATGGAGATGGCAGGATATGTGCCTGACACCAACTTTGTATTGCATGATGTGGAGCTGGAACAAAAGGAGCATGCACTTCATCATCACAGTGAGAAACTTGCTATTGCTTTTGGGCTTATCAACACAATCCCTGGACTACCTATTCGAATAATTAAGAACCTTCGTGTTTGTGGGGATTGCCACACTGCAATAAAGTTCATCACAAAGATTGTAGATCGTGAAATTATTGTAAGAGATGCTTACCGTTTCCATCATTTCAAGGATGGGTTTTGTTCTTGCGGGGATTATTGGTAA